In Bombus vancouverensis nearcticus chromosome 1, iyBomVanc1_principal, whole genome shotgun sequence, a single genomic region encodes these proteins:
- the LOC117153581 gene encoding uncharacterized protein LOC117153581 isoform X2, which translates to MQQPQSRPLLGDSVSSTTSPTARRNNPVAVLTHQQAQNSSGQSLTFALQQTSNNPQDQGNRSTTGNHIVYVNQLNHLNQGTINPSGTGMGLPPATPTFGVGLNMGLPLSLLNTSLTSLTSNVITTSNPLLNLGLPSINTGLTTINPSLNHLNTINSNLTSNIGSNSINNGLSGLGQDINSINTGINRLNTLNSTNINSGLPSVNTGITNVNQNLTSLNSNINQNVTSLSTNFTSPSSGVSGLTAITPNINTNLTTTSINSGINQGLNRPINALTTGLTQTSLNSSSTQFPFQAIQSIQSIAPHIVGSNIAHVPSSAISQHPNSNVSTISQMSNTGTLTSSSIFTSTSSEPIHSTTANVNHASNVNLTTNIPHLGTMHSNLSNVSTSNVQHISASNEPNMSLSHTSSLSSSQTTGFQPQRQYSQGINPGLSSSVTLTGSSQPSNVVSTINTVKSMQNIQSQNISSPSSPFSIPLKSPASNIAPPTPSPSPNRLLLRSPASNSIQSNRNSPSPVGTSTSNNNFNIQMQSPMQSPMSVSQIQSPVLSPYPPAKSPHLLSGNNSLNNRSPAPGGSPGPPVVRPNTPILQQGMQVLQIIHGTPQGYQSTPTQLVTRTHLIGNQQIQIAATKPAKQPPQILPKPPNQQAAGSQQKQQRVNTTITNQVTQQTQPQLVLAGPQPNPTTATMIPTAQGLLLNQVLPSTGPVIVQQQPGGVQLILRTPASAQQQTHTAQLTQQQLVRVVTAQGMQLQGITPTFFAVPNGFPPAASPVIRHTPSSPAPPANSGTGNSIVIQNAMVQSPQPQISQVGSGSNTGNTPCTQAVVEQTLLPPPKKKAKKKKKAKRKDDEPPRLDLASIMKISGIGDDDDIFDTDLTTESDVSCQVQVESSSGQNLGQLSSQVPTIPTSSAQNLIQVPAPNTTNTQTSASQTFNSQLVAQLQMPVQNVQGQLRFALGEDGRVVLHRTPELNQPEMDQATAQALIRSLTQGGGQNSPIISHLLGQAQTTTQSTQSTVLQRQKFVKSPLSSSVSAVTTTVSSAAPQSVTCATSPQHVQVCSKSNNQQKSVNVPQESSPVLNVCVQNNLVSLQTLDMQASKNINVQNLTPTTKANQSSNSSLPQPNSNVLTSDVLATKPSCTTFSVQNSRLTNTSQTTTNQQNSNVSAQKSSQVRLTNACVTTNVRQNLNKISQSAAHVQKSLPNNLTVQNEHIVTKSNQSHQQESITLQQETPIYQHNQHQQITAQTVQTQNVQQVFEQNLQTSGSNAQHNSLNMLQQQSSCNTAMQHDAMNVLQQHSSIQQNTINVLQQNASSNVQNIEQNLQSAIGDLTHAQQNVITSMQQQNTSAILHNTSVQQNVNVQQQNVNVQQQNVNVQQQKVVAANTFSSVNTHHFESQNTVNAIQQGLNTQQNNQHQNILITNAPPPNAMQQNESQKVETQTATMLNSTTNNILNNAPKITPEILNALSNLNPNEQLLIANANGQMQLISQQLLQQFLAGQLNATNQVQNQNQTQKIVIGEPDANNQNLQGVQINTPTSQIIVNSSGGAPTIQNNIQNIVVQAAPSQMPQHIQIQNSSFPSQFIDNLNQQQIRNLGNNQPKKTKIIKRTKTAVTTQNSGNTQVTKTITVPRPTMISTNTTNLQKVDNSNKINTVVSQSTNPIKSESSQIITNGPVLPSSPGNHLSVPSNGQMVQRVQTIQLNAQKQQLLKNIQSQIQVILTRKPGSQPDQTVLTKLYQDQAKIVASGKVIGASTHHVSSGTETGFSMNAVSTMAPNIISQNSYKNQTSAVQTQTQPSTTVVTSQSLNPSTSSTVQNNSSNSYMNNLSISQNVQGQQCVQQNNQNVHQTHTKQHKIYQNHGNQILSPSSANMQIFSPPITSVATVQSNAQQSPSVQTQQMGMQQSTQCQTDPLDIKPNIQMSSPVKQELSSPIQIQVQSGSPAGQVASPRVIGKGPQRIQSPVNTSGNPNKQTVSPNNNSSPLVSPRQGIKRPASSPICRQINRSDLLEQQLKIDQNGAINPDVNTPFLSKRDACKRLVRYHCLNEQVLSSKDLAKADEMFEETAKHLLSKFNSMMNKYTYLLLMESMREVRTSELMMIDRTFVAEEQSILNRLREQEAKVNEEFKKEEKPLVPKVEPGLTEEEKLSPTLTNVSVKRELEDDFLSDEMECKPMLKSTNCTSGDYDEWVEIQKELGVYPSTTDSFKCKNINNSGSNSACAVAVTRSSKTERTRANGECRTTVPSTSISGVQNAVIKDNCEQDSTPDFEKRWNSATDLERDLLEDTDSLDGLALHSQTQCPGSLQVTTESGNGNEHDDITAQVQSAIDSILNLKKRPTNTLSGSSGNSASQSSESKDTVLDQAVRSILGS; encoded by the exons ATGCAGCAGCCTCAGTCACGCCCTCTTCTCGGGGACTCAGTATCCTCTACAACCTCCCCGACTGCTCGGCGTAACAATCCTGTTGCTGTTTTGACACATCAGCAA GCTCAAAATTCGAGTGGCCAGTCATTGACATTTGCTTTGCAACAAACATCAAACAAT CCGCAAGACCAAGGAAATAGGTCAACGACTGGGAACCATATAGTATATGTAAACCAGTTAAACCATTTAAATCAGGGTACCATAAATCCCTCGGGGACTGGTATGGGCCTACCCCCGGCCACCCCCACTTTTGGGGTGGGCCTTAATATGGGATTGCCACTATCACTTCTAAATACTAGCCTTACATCCCTCACATCTAATGTTATCACTACATCAAATCCTCTGCTCAATTTGGGCCTGCCAAGTATAAATACAGGACTAACTACAATAAATCCTAGCCTCAATCACTTGAATACCATAAACTCAAATTTAACTTCAAATATTGGTTCAAACAGTattaataatggtttatctggTTTGGGACAGgatataaatagtataaatactGGAATTAATAGGCTCAATAcattaaattcaacaaatataaATTCTGGATTGCCCAGTGTGAATACTGGAATTACCAATGTAAATCAGAATTTGACAAGTTTAAATTCAAACATAAACCAGAATGTTACCAGTTTGAGCACAAACTTTACATCCCCAAGCTCTGGTGTATCTGGCTTAACTGCTATTACCccaaatataaatacaaatttaacTACTACCAGTATAAATTCTGGTATAAATCAAGGTCTCAATCGACCTATTAATGCTTTAACAACTGGATTGACTCAAACTAGTCTAAATTCCAGCAGTACACAATTTCCATTCCAAGCCATACAAAGTATACAAAGCATTGCACCACACATTGTTGGGTCAAATATTGCACATGTACCAAGTTCTGCTATATCGCAGCACCCGAATTCAAACGTTTCTACtatttcacaaatgtcaaataCCGGTACCTTGACAAGTTCCAGTATATTCACGAGCACTTCCAGCGAACCAATTCATTCAACCACAGCAAATGTGAATCACGCTTCAAACGTGAATCTCACTACAAATATTCCACATCTTGGTACAATGCACTCAAATTTATCTAATGTATCAACATCTAATGTGCAGCATATATCTGCATCAAACGAACCGAATATGTCACTGAGCCATACTTCTTCTTTAAGTTCTTCTCAGACAACTGGATTTCAACCTCAGCGACAGTATTCACAGGGAATTAACCCTGGTTTAAGTTCATCAGTAACATTAACGGGCTCATCTCAGCCATCAAATGTGGTCAGTACAATAAATACTGTAAAATCTATGCAGAACATTCAAAGTCAAAATATTAGTTCTCCAAGCAGTCCATTTTCAATACCATTAAAAAGTCCAGCATCTAATATTGCACCACCTACACCAAGCCCTAGTCCTAACAGACTATTACTTAGAAGTCCAGCATCAAACTCAATACAATCTAATAGAAATAGTCCAAGTCCTGTTGGAACATCGAcatcaaataataattttaatatacaaatGCAAAGTCCAATGCAGAGTCCAATGAGTGTTAGCCAAATACAGAGTCCTGTACTTAGTCCATATCCTCCTGCAAAAAGTCCTCATCTGTTAAGTGGAAATAACTCTCTGAACAACAGAAGTCCAGCACCTGGTGGGAGTCCTGGTCCACCTGTG GTTAGACCCAATACACCAATACTTCAGCAAGGCATGCAAGTATTGCAAATAATTCATGGTACACCACAGGGGTATCAATCAACACCAACACAGTTGGTTACTAGGACGCATTTAATTGGAAATCAACAAATTCAAATAGCTGCGACTAAACCGGCAAAACAGCCACCACAAATTTTACCAAAACCTCCAAATCAACAAGCTGCTGGATCACAACAAAAACAACAACGTGTTAATACTACAATTACAAATCaa GTGACACAACAAACTCAGCCACAGTTAGTTCTTGCTGGACCACAACCAAATCCTACAACAGCTACAATGATACCAACAGCACAAGGTCTACTGTTAAATCAG GTTTTGCCGTCAACCGGACCCGTTATTGTACAGCAACAACCAGGTGGTGTTCAGCTCATACTAAGAACGCCAGCAAGCGCCCAGCAACAAACACATACTGCACAG ctaACACAACAGCAGTTAGTAAGAGTCGTCACAGCACAAGGTATGCAGTTACAAGGCATTACACCTACATTTTTTGCTGTACCTAATGGTTTTCCTCCAGCTGCATCTCCAGTAATTAGACATACTCCCTCTAGTCCTGCACCTC ctGCTAATTCAGGGACTGGTAATTCCATAGTGATTCAAAATGCAATGGTACAAAGCCCTCAGCCACAAATTTCACAAGTAGGTTCAGGTTCCAATACTGGTAACACTCCATGTACGCAAGCTGTTGTTGAGCAAACTTTATTACCACCTCCTAAGAAAAaagcaaagaagaaaaagaaagcaaaACGGAAAGATGATGAACCACCAAGACTGGATCTTGCTAGTATAATGAAAATATCAGGAATTGGAGATGATGATGATATTTTTGATACTGATCTTACAACTGAATCAGATGTTTCTTGTCAAGTTCAAGTTGAATCAAGTTCGGGACAAAACCTGGGACAACTTTCATCTCAAGTACCTACAATACCTACCAGTTCTGCTCAGAATTTGATACAAGTACCTGCACCAAATACAACGAACACACAAACGTCTGCATCTCAGACATTTAATAGCCAACTTGTTGCCCAACTTCAGATGCCTGTGCAGAATGTACAAGGGCAATTACGATTTGCTCTTGGAGAAGATGGAAGAGTTGTTTTACACCGTACACCAGAACTAAATCAGCCTGAAATGGATCAAGCTACTGCTCAAGCACTGATACGATCATTAACACAAGGTGGTGGACAAAATTCACCAATTATTTCTCATCTTCTTGGACAAGCACAAACGACGACACAATCTACACAAAGTACTGTGCTACAGAGACAAAAATTCGTTAAATCACCTTTATCATCCAGTGTTTCAGCGGTTACTACTACTGTAAGTTCTGCAGCTCCACAAAGTGTTACTTGTGCTACTAGTCCACAGCATGTGCAAGTATGCTCGAAATCAAACAATCAACAGAAAAGTGTAAATGTTCCTCAAGAATCCAGTCCTGTGTTAAATGTTTGTGTTCAAAACAATCTTGTATCTCTACAAACATTGGATATGCAAGCATCGAAAAATATTAATGTACAAAATCTCACACCAACAACAAAAGCTAATCAGTCATCTAATTCTAGCCTTCCACAACCAAACAGTAATGTTCTAACTTCTGATGTTTTAGCAACAAAACCTTCGTGTACTACATTCAGTGTACAAAATTCTCGATTGACTAATACAAGTCAAACGACTACTAATCAACAAAATTCTAATGTCTCTGCACAGAAATCTAGTCAAGTGCGACTTACAAATGCTTGTGTTACTACTAATGTGCgacaaaatttaaataaaatatctcaGAGTGCTGCTCATGTTCAAAAATCCTTACCAAATAATTTAACTGTACAAAATGAACACATAGTGACAAAAAGTAATCAAAGTCATCAGCAGGAATCAATAACACTGCAACAAGAAACACCAATATATCAGCATAATCAACATCAGCAAATAACAGCACAGACTGTACAAACGCAGAATGTCCAACAAGTTTTTGAACAAAATCTTCAAACTTCTGGATCAAATGCTCAACATAATTCTTTAAACATGTTACAACAACAAAGTTCTTGCAATACCGCAATGCAGCATGATGCTATGAATGTTTTGCAACAACATTCTAGTAttcaacaaaatacaattaatgTTTTACAGCAAAATGCATCTAGTAATGTACAAAACATTGAACAAAATTTGCAGTCTGCCATTGGTGATTTAACTCATGCACAGCAAAATGTTATTACGAGTATGCAACAACAAAATACATCTGCTATTTTGCATAATACAAGTGTACAACAAAATGTAAATGTACAGCAACAAAATGTAAATGTACAACAACAAAACGTTAATGTACAACAACAAAAAGTTGTTGCAGCAAACACATTTTCTTCTGTGAATACGCATCATTTTGAATCCCAGAATACGGTTAATGCTATACAACAAGGACTAAATACGCAGCAAAATAATCAACATCAAAATATTCTGATTACAAATGCTCCACCTCCTAATGCTATGCAGCAAAATGAATCTCAGAAAGTAGAAACTCAAACTGCAACAATGCTTAATTCAAcaacaaataatatattaaataatgcaCCAAAAATTACTCCTGAAATTTTAAATGCATTAAGTAATTTAAATCCTAATGAACAGTTATTAATTGCAAATGCAAACGGACAAATGCAATTAATCAGTCAACAGTTGTTGCAACAATTTTTAGCAGGACAATTAAATGCAACTAATCAGGTACAAAATCAAAACCAAACTCAGAAAATAGTGATCGGTGAGCCAGATGCAAATAATCAGAATTTACAAGGTGTACAAATCAATACTCCAACGAGtcaaataattgtaaatagTTCTGGTGGAGCTCCTACAATTCAAAATAATATACAGAATATTGTAGTACAAGCTGCTCCTTCGCAAATGCCGCAACATATACAAATTCAAAATTCTAGTTTTCCTAGTCAATTTATTGACAATCTAAATCAACAGCAAATCAGAAATTTAGGTAACAACCAGCCAAAGAAgacaaaaattattaaaagaacAAAAACTGCTGTTACTACTCAAAATTCTGGAAATACCCAG GTGACAAAAACAATTACGGTTCCCCGCCCGACAATGATTTCAACAAATACAACTAATCTTCAGAAAGTTGATAATTCTAACAAAATAAACACTGTAGTGTCTCAAAGTACAAATCCAATTAAGAGTGAATCTTCTCAAATTATTACAAATGGTCCTGTACTTCCATCTTCTCCTGGAAATCATTTATCAGTTCCTTCAAATGGTCAAATGGTTCAAAGAGTACAGACTATTCAACTTAATGCTCAAAAACagcaattattaaaaaatatacaatctCAAATACAAGTTATATTAACTCGTAAACCGGGTTCACAACCAGATCAAACCGTTTTAACAAAGTTATATCAAGACCAAGCAAAAATTGTGGCAAGTGGAAAGGTTATCGGTGCTTCAACACATCACGTTAGTAGT ggTACAGAAACGGGTTTTAGTATGAATGCAGTTTCAACAATGGCACCAAATATAATATCCCAGAATTCGTATAAAAATCAGACATCAGCTGTACAAACTCAAACACAACCATCTACTACTGTGGTAACTTCACAAAGCTTGAATCCAAGTACATCTTCGACGGTACAGAATAATTCATCTAACAGTTATATGAATAACCTTTcg ATATCACAGAATGTGCAAGGACAACAATGTGTACAACAAAATAATCAAAATGTACACCAAACGCACACAAAACAGCACAAGATTTATCAAAATCATGGAAATCAGATATTGAGTCCGTCCTCTGCCAATATGCAAATTTTTTCACCACCAATTACCTCTGTAGCTACTGTACAGAGTAACGCACAACAATCACCTTCAGTCCAAACACAACAAATGGGAATGCAACAATCAACCCAATGTCAAACAGACCCATTAGACATAAAACCAAATATACAAATGTCAAGTCCTGTTAAACAAGAACTTTCTTCACCTATTCAAATACAAGTTCAAAGTGGATCACCTGCAGGACAGGTGGCCTCACCTAGAGTGATTGGCAAAGGACCACAAAGAATTCAAAGTCCTGTAAATACCAGTGGTAATCCCAATAAACAAACCGTTAGTCCCAACAACAATTCAAGTCCTTTAGTAAGTCCAAGACAAGGTATAAAAAGACCTGCATCCAGTCCAATTTGCAGACAAATTAATCGTAGTGATTT atTAGAGCAACAATTGAAAATTGATCAAAACGGTGCGATAAATCCAGATGTAAACACTCCATTTTTGAGTAAGCGTGATGCTTGTAAACGTCTTGTACGGTATCATTGTTTAAATGAGCAAGTACTTAGTTCTAAGGACTTGGCAAAAGCTGATGAGATGTTTGAAGAAACAGCCAAACATTTACTATCAAAATTCAATTCTATGATGAACAAGTACACGTATCTTCTTCTGATGGAGAGTATG CGAGAAGTGAGGACGTCGGAATTGATGATGATTGATAGAACTTTTGTTGCTGAAGAACAAAGTATATTAAATAGGTTACGAGAACAAGAGGCTAAAGTTAATG aagagttcaaaaaagaagagaagccATTAGTGCCAAAGGTTGAACCTGGTCTTACAGAAGAAGAGAAATTATCACCAACATTAACTAATGTATCTGTAAAACGTGAGTTAGAAGATGACTTTCTAAGTGATGAAATGGAATGTAAACCAATGCTTAAATCAACAAATTGCACTAGTGGTGATTATGATGAGTGGGTAGAAATACAAAAAGAACTTGGTGTATATCCATCTACCACAGACTCgtttaaatgtaaaaatataaataatagtgGTAGTAATAGTGCATGTGCTGTGGCTGTTACAAGGTCATCAAAAACTGAAAGAACACGAGCAAATGGTGAATGTCGTACTACTGTACCAAGTACGAGTATTTCTGGAGTTCAAAACGCAGTTATAAAGGACAATTGTGAACAGGATAGTACTCCAGATTTTGAAAAACGTTGGAATAGTGCTACTGATCTCGAGCGAGATTTGTTAGAAGATACAGACAGCCTAGATGGACTGGCCTTACATTCTCAAACTCAATGTCCAGGCTCTCTTCAAGTAACAACCGAAAGTGGAAATGGTAATGAACATGATGACATTACCGCACAGGTACAATCTGCCATTGATAGCATTCTTAATCTTAAAAAACGTCCTACAAATACATTATCTGGCAGTAGTGGTAACAGTGCATCACAATCCAGTGAATCAAAGGACACAGTGCTTGACCAAGCAGTCCGCAGCATTTTAGGCTCGTGA